One Candidatus Lernaella stagnicola genomic window, TCGGCGGCGCGCTACACGAGGAAACCAGCTATGGACCCACGGCGGATCCCAAGGTCTTTACCAGCCGCGTCAAGGTCGAAAACCTCACCGGCGCGATGGTTGCGCGCATCCGAGACAAAACCATTCGCCGTATCGTCCGCGAGCACCTGCTCGCCCAGGACATTGACCCCGCCAAGAAAACCGGCGTGACACCCGCCAAAGCGTGGCAGACCATGCCCCAGTTGCCCGTATCCGCTGCCCGGCGTCGCAAGGACCCCACGTTGCCTGAATCCATCCCTATCCGAAAAGTGCGCGTCCTGAAAACGATCGACCGGCCGCTGCTGATGCCCGGACCCGACGGCGAGCCGTATCGCGCGGTGATTACCGGCAGCAACCACCACATGGAAATCGTCGAGGAAATCGACGCCAAGGGCCGCCGCAAGTGGGTTGGCATACCCGTCACGATGTTGGAGGCTGCCCGCCGCGCCCGCCGCGCGAACGAGCCCATCATCCAACGAGATCACGGCGAGAAGCGAAAATTCGTGATGTCGCTTTGTAAAGGGGAAGCGGTCTTTGTGGAAACGAATGGCGAGTTCAATCCGTACCGCGTTCAGAAGATGGATCAACAGGGTCGAGTATGGTTCCGCCGCTTGACTGACGCCGGACCCGTCGAACAAAAGAAGCTTCTGCAAAAAAATGTTGGGGCGTTAAGCGGAAAAATCTTTAAGATCGCCTTGGACGCTGTCGGTCGGGTGAAATCCTGTCATGATTAAGCGAACCGTCGAAGTTTCGACACCGGGATCGCACTTGCGCACCGAAAACGCTCACTTGGTTGTGTCGGTCAAGGGAGAGGATCAAGGCCGCGTGCCGTGGGAAGACCTCGGCCTGCTGATCCTCGATCAAACCCAATGCACCATCACGCAAGCCGCACTCGCCGCCGCGTCGCAAAACGGCGCGGTGGTCGCCGTATGCGGCCGCGATCACCACCCGTGCGGTTTCCTTTTGCCTCTGGCGGGCAACCAGTTGCACCCGGCGCGCCTGCGCCTGCAAATCGAGATGAACAAGCCGCTGGGCAAGCGTCTGTGGCGCCAACTGGTGCGCGCCAAACTGGCCGGGCAGGCGGCGATGTTGCCGGAGAAAAATGTGGCGCGCGTGCGTATTTCGCAACTCGCCAAAAACGTGCGGCTGGGAGATCCTGACAACAAAGAGGCGCAAGGCGCGCGTTTTTATTGGCCGGCGCTTTTCGGCAAAGCTTTTCGCCGGTCGCGCGAGGGGCCGCCGCCCAACAATCTGCTTAACTTCGGTTACATGGTGCTGCGCGCCGCCACCGCCAGGGCGATCGTTAGCGCGGGCTTGCACCCGGCGCTCGGCATCGAGCATTCGCATCGCAACAACGCGTTTGCGCTGGCGGACGATCTGCTCGAACCGTATCGACCCTTCGTCGACGAACGCGTGTTGTTTATGTGGCGGCAGGGGCACGCCCTGGTCAAAAAGGAAACCAAGCGGCAGTTATACAGCCTGCTGGCCACGCCCATCGCCACGGCCCGCGGGCAAAGCCCACTGACGGTGGCGTTGGATCGCACGGCGACCTCGTTTGTCGATTGCCTGCGCGGCGAGAACAACGCGCTGGAATTGCCGGTGCGATGAGGGTATCGGGGTACCGGCTGATGTGGCTGATGGTGATGTTCGATCTACCGACCGATACGAAGGAGGCGAGGCGGGAGTATACTCGTTTTCGCAAGAAACTTATCAAGGAGGGCTTTCTCATGTTACAATTCTCGGTGTACGGCAGGCCGTGCCCGAGTGAGGAAAACGCCGAAGTGCATGCTGGTCGCGTGCAGGCCTCGTTGCCGCCGGAAGGCCATGTGCGCGTGCTGATGCTCACCGACAAGCAGTTCGGCCGGATGAAGGTTTTTTCCGGAAAAAAACGCGGCAAACTGGAGCACGCCCCCGCGCAATTGGAGTTTTTTTAGTGCTTTTTCACCTCCAAGTCGCCGAAATCGCCCGGGAATTGCTGCCGTCTATTGTAATCATACCGAATTCGGGAGCAATCCCCAACACAAAATCGCCGGTGGATCGTTTCTCGGAATTGTAATCATACCGAATTCGGGAGCAATCCCCAACTCGTGGGCGTAGTACACGGCGCCGCGCGTGATTGTAATCATACCGAATTCGGGAGCAATCCCCAACGGGCCGGCCGGGGGGGCCGTCTAAGTACGTATTGTAATCATACCGAATTCGGGAGCAATCCCCAACGGGAAACGCGCATGAACGTACCGATCGAAGATTGTAATCATACCGAATTCGGGAGCAATCCCCAACAAGGAATAATCAGGCCCGGCAAACGGCGTGATTGTAATCATACCGAATTCGGGAGCAATCCCCAACGGTGTTCCGATCTACGTGAGCAACAACCTGAATTGTAATCATACCGAATTCGGGAGCAATCCCCAACCGCGCCCGTGGTAGTCCGGCACACCAGAGTATTGTAATCATACCGAATTCGGGAGCAATCCCCAACCGTAGAATGCCTGGCCGGCTGAATGCGGGCATTGTAATCATACCGAATTCGGGAGCAATCCCCAACGTGACGCGGCCACGCTACGAACGACGATTTATTGTAATCATACCGAATTCGGGAGCAATCCCCAACCGAACAAAGGCGACCGACCCCACTCATATTATTGTAATCATACCGAATTCGGGAGCAATCCCCAACCTTGAAGGGCGAACGCTACGTTGAGTGAGGATTGTAATCATACCGAATTCGGGAGCAATCCCCAACAACATAATGCCAGACATCCGCGCTCGGTAAAATTGTAATCATACCGAATTCGGGAGCAATCCCCAACCGCCCCGCCGTAGAATTGACACAAATTGAAATTGTAATCATACCGAATTCGGGAGCAATCCCCAACTCGACAACGAGAACCATAACGGGGTCGTCAATTGTAATCATACCGAATTCGGGAGCAATCCCCAACTGTATTTGGGCAACGGCTCTGTTGGCTCTTATTGTAATCATACCGAATTCGGGAGCAATCCCCAACACAAAATCGCCGTCGGTCAAACCGGAGATATTGTAATCATACCGAATTCGGGAGCAATCCCCAACAATTTGAATCGGGTCGCCAGCGTTTTCGCATTGTAATCATACCGAATTCGGGAGCAATCCCCAACATATTACGGACAACGGTGATGCTTCCGGTATTGTAATCATACCGAATTCGGGAGCAATCCCCAACTAACCACCCAACTTGGCGACGTTGAACTTCATTGTAATCATACCGAATTCGGGAGCAATCCCCAACGGCCCCGTAGTGGCGACGATTCACGCCGCTATTGTAATCATACCGAATTCGGGAGCAATCCCCAACGATGTCAAATGAACACCAGACTTCAATTTCATTGTAATCATACCGAATTCGGGAGCAATCCCCAACGTAACCGCGCCAGTCGTGAAAGCGCAATCGATTGTAATCATACCGAATTCGGGAGCAATCCCCAACGTAGTGTCGCGAACCGTACCGTCAATTGAAAATTGTAATCATACCGAATTCGGGAGCAATCCCCAACAACCCCCGCGCCATCGTCATTTTTGGTCCTATTGTAATCATACCGAATTCGGGAGCAATCCCCAACGTAACAGGGGCAGTGCCAGTGCCAACAGTATTGTAATCATACCGAATTCGGGAGCAATCCCCAACGCAATTGCCGAAGGCGGGGCAAGTGGCGTCGATTGTAATCATACCGAATTCGGGAGCAATCCCCAACCAAGTGCTTCGAGCATGTGCGGCGGAATCATATTGTAATCATACCGAATTCGGGAGCAATCCCCAACATGACGCGACTCACCTCGCGCCTGGTTGTATTGTAATCATACCGAATTCGGGAGCAATCCCCAACATGACGCGACTCACCTCGCGCCTGGTTGTATTGTAATCATACCGAATTCGGGAGCAATCCCCAACATCGGCGCAGTCGGCCGCCGCCGCGGCGAGATTGTAATCATACCGAATTCGGGAGCAATCCCCAACAACACACACACAGTAGAGCCATCATAAAAATTGTAATCATACCGAATTCGGGAGCAATCCCCAACATATGCTGTACGTCAATGGGCGGAAGCATGATTGTAATCATACCGAATTCGGGAGCAATCCCCAATGTGTCGCGCCCGGGCGGGCGGAAAAGGCTGGCCGTGCGGGGAAGGTTTGCTATAATGCGGGGCGTCATTTCATCGGGTGATTTATGAAGCAGGGAGAAAAGCCGCATCTGTCGGTGATTGTGCCCGCGTACAACGAGGCCGAGCGCATCGGCATCACGTTGGGCGATTTGGAAGTCTATCTGCGCACCGTCGACTATGCGGCGGAGATCCTCGTCGTCAACGACGGCAGCCGCGACCAAACCGAGCAGGTCGTCCGCGAGCGCATGGGCGGGCAGGTGCCCCTGGAGTTGCTGTCCTACGGCGGCAACCGCGGCAAGGGGTTCGCCGTCAACTACGGCATCACGCGGGCGCGCGGCGCGTACCGCTTGTTTTTCGACGCCGACGGCTCGACGCCCATTGAGGAGGTCGAGAAGTTCTGGCCGCATTTTCAAAAAGGCTGCGAGGTCTGCCTGGGCTCGCGCGCGATGCGGGAATCGAACGTCGTGGTTCACCAGCCGTGGTATCGGGAAACCATGGGGCGCACCTTCAACCTCATGGTGCGGCTTCTGACGGTGCGCGGTTTTCACGACACGCAGTGCGGTTTCAAAGCGTTTTCGGAAAAAGCTGTGCGGGAAATTTTTGCTCGGCAACAACTTAACGGCTTCGGTTTCGATGTCGAACTGCTGTATATTGCGCAGAAGCACGGCCTGCGGGCGGTCGAAGTACCGGTCAAGTGGATCAACTCGCCCAGCAGTCGGGTGAGCCCGATTGGTGACGCAAGCCGTATGTTTTTGGAGTTGCTGAAAATTCGTTGGCTGGACTGGCAGGGAGCGTATCGGTAGACGCGATGACGATCAAATGGAGTTACTTGGGGCAAACCCCCTACGAGAAGGCATGGGCGCTGCAGCGGGAATTGCGGCAGCAGGTCATCGAACGCGGTGACAGCGACTACTTGCTGTTGATGTCGCACCCGCCGGTGGTGACGCGTGGCGTATCCGAACGAGGCGATCACGCCGGACTCGTGGAATCGCGCGAGCAACTGGAAGCGCACGGCATTTCCGTGGTCGACGTGGACCGCGGCGGTAAAACCACCTTTCACGGCCCCGACCAGTTGGTGGGGTATTTCATCTTCGATCTGCGACGCCGCCAAGTAAAGTTGCGGCAGTTCGTCACCCAGGTCGCAGCGGCGATTATCCGCGTGTTGGACTCGTACGGCGTGGACGGCGACTACCGGGAAGAAGACCCGGGCATTACGATCAACGGCCACAAGGTCGGCTTTCTGGGCTTCAGCGTGAAGCACAATGTGACGGCGCACGGCTTCGCGCTCAACATCGGGCGGGACATCAAGGGGTTCGAGTACATCGTGCCCTGCGGCCGGCTGGACCGAAACATCAGTTCGCTGGAAGGCGAGACCGGCCGGCGCTTTTCGATGTACGACGTCTACTGGCGCTGCGTGACGGCCGTGGGTTCGCACTTCGAGGAAACGCTCGAAGAGGTCTTCGTCGACGAAATGGTGCAGGGCTAACGCCGCAACCCAGGAGGGAGCGAAAGGCCGGTGTTCCAGAAGTATTACTGTTTGGCCGTCGTCCAGATTTTGCTGCTGGTGTTTGTCATGCCGCAGGTGCTGGGTTTTATCGGCGGCCTGATCGCCGGTCGAAAACTCCGCGACAAAACGTGGTATCTCGCCATCGGATTGGTGGCGCTAATGGACGTGGCCGTGATGATCGACAAGGGAGGCGTGCCCTTTCTTGTCGGGCATGCGATCAACATGTTTCTCTACACGCCGATGAAGCTGCACTGGCAATTGATCGTCGGCCTGCTGGGCGACGCGGCCCTCGTGTGGTCCTTTCACGGATCAATACGTTCAGGCATGAACCGGGCGATGCGGTTGGTTTCTCCGGCCGAAAAATCCAAGCAATAAGCGCGAGCAAATAGAAAAACGGCGAAAAGCGTGAAGTGCCTTTCGCCGTTTTGTTTTGGTCTCAGGGCCGTGTCGTAATTAGTCGGCTAATCCCAGCAGAGCTCGCACGGTTGCGTGATAGGTGCTCAGGTAGCCGCCCTTCCGCTGAATCACCATGTCTTGATCCAAGCAGGCGTACGCGGGGATGCTGATCGAACCGC contains:
- the lipB gene encoding lipoyl(octanoyl) transferase LipB yields the protein MTIKWSYLGQTPYEKAWALQRELRQQVIERGDSDYLLLMSHPPVVTRGVSERGDHAGLVESREQLEAHGISVVDVDRGGKTTFHGPDQLVGYFIFDLRRRQVKLRQFVTQVAAAIIRVLDSYGVDGDYREEDPGITINGHKVGFLGFSVKHNVTAHGFALNIGRDIKGFEYIVPCGRLDRNISSLEGETGRRFSMYDVYWRCVTAVGSHFEETLEEVFVDEMVQG
- the cas1 gene encoding type II CRISPR-associated endonuclease Cas1 encodes the protein MIKRTVEVSTPGSHLRTENAHLVVSVKGEDQGRVPWEDLGLLILDQTQCTITQAALAAASQNGAVVAVCGRDHHPCGFLLPLAGNQLHPARLRLQIEMNKPLGKRLWRQLVRAKLAGQAAMLPEKNVARVRISQLAKNVRLGDPDNKEAQGARFYWPALFGKAFRRSREGPPPNNLLNFGYMVLRAATARAIVSAGLHPALGIEHSHRNNAFALADDLLEPYRPFVDERVLFMWRQGHALVKKETKRQLYSLLATPIATARGQSPLTVALDRTATSFVDCLRGENNALELPVR
- the cas2 gene encoding CRISPR-associated endonuclease Cas2 translates to MRVSGYRLMWLMVMFDLPTDTKEARREYTRFRKKLIKEGFLMLQFSVYGRPCPSEENAEVHAGRVQASLPPEGHVRVLMLTDKQFGRMKVFSGKKRGKLEHAPAQLEFF
- a CDS encoding glycosyltransferase family 2 protein, with the translated sequence MKQGEKPHLSVIVPAYNEAERIGITLGDLEVYLRTVDYAAEILVVNDGSRDQTEQVVRERMGGQVPLELLSYGGNRGKGFAVNYGITRARGAYRLFFDADGSTPIEEVEKFWPHFQKGCEVCLGSRAMRESNVVVHQPWYRETMGRTFNLMVRLLTVRGFHDTQCGFKAFSEKAVREIFARQQLNGFGFDVELLYIAQKHGLRAVEVPVKWINSPSSRVSPIGDASRMFLELLKIRWLDWQGAYR